One window from the genome of Candidatus Hydrogenedentota bacterium encodes:
- a CDS encoding sulfatase-like hydrolase/transferase: MNRRDFLARAGAGAAALASCAWPRRGTAATGPPNVLFLFADDLDPGAVHALGNAEVRTPNIDRIAARGTVFSNTYNMGAWHGAVCVASRTMLMTGAYLWRAQRLEPGLGAEAAAGRLWPLRMAEAGYETCFSGKWHVSMDPKKAFQRVAHVRPGMPEQLAGGYHRPPAEGEDRWKPWDTANGGYWEGGRHWSEVVADDAEEFLRRPKDGGKPLFLYLAFNAPHDPRQAPKEYLDLYPPDKIALPENYLPAYPDREAMGCGEDLRDEQLAPFPRTAHAVRVHRAEYYAIISHLDAQVGRILDALEASGRADNTLVVFSADNGLACGQHGLLGKQNMHNHSMRVPLIMAGPGIPAGGRVDAPVYLQDAAATALEMAGAGTWEGMEYRSLLPLLRGEANAARDAVYGAYMELQRMLVMDGFKLVHYTKAGKWLLFDLAADPHERTDLSKDPAHAERLEGMRKKLAEIQREMDDPLAG, encoded by the coding sequence ATGAACAGGCGTGATTTTCTCGCAAGGGCGGGCGCGGGCGCGGCGGCGCTGGCGTCCTGCGCATGGCCCCGCCGGGGCACGGCGGCGACAGGTCCGCCGAATGTGCTGTTCCTCTTCGCGGACGACCTGGACCCCGGCGCGGTGCATGCCCTGGGCAACGCGGAGGTGCGCACGCCGAACATTGACCGCATCGCGGCGCGGGGCACGGTCTTTTCAAACACATACAACATGGGCGCATGGCACGGCGCGGTGTGCGTGGCGAGCCGCACGATGCTGATGACGGGGGCGTACCTGTGGCGGGCGCAAAGGCTGGAACCGGGGCTGGGCGCCGAGGCGGCGGCGGGCCGCCTGTGGCCCCTGCGCATGGCGGAGGCGGGCTACGAAACCTGTTTCTCCGGGAAGTGGCACGTGTCCATGGACCCGAAAAAGGCGTTTCAACGGGTTGCCCACGTGCGGCCCGGCATGCCGGAACAACTTGCGGGCGGCTACCACCGTCCCCCGGCGGAGGGGGAGGACCGGTGGAAACCGTGGGACACGGCGAACGGCGGCTATTGGGAGGGCGGGCGCCACTGGAGCGAGGTGGTGGCGGACGACGCGGAAGAATTTTTACGGCGTCCAAAGGACGGCGGGAAACCGCTGTTCCTGTACCTTGCCTTCAACGCGCCGCACGACCCGCGCCAGGCGCCGAAGGAATACCTGGACCTGTATCCGCCGGACAAGATTGCGCTGCCGGAAAACTACCTGCCCGCGTATCCCGACCGGGAGGCCATGGGCTGCGGGGAGGACCTGCGGGACGAGCAACTGGCCCCCTTCCCCCGGACGGCGCATGCCGTGCGGGTCCACCGCGCGGAGTATTACGCCATCATCTCGCACCTGGACGCGCAGGTGGGGCGCATCCTGGACGCGCTGGAGGCCTCGGGCCGCGCGGACAACACGCTGGTGGTCTTCTCCGCGGACAACGGCCTCGCCTGCGGACAGCACGGGCTGCTGGGCAAGCAGAACATGCACAACCACAGCATGCGGGTGCCCCTGATCATGGCCGGGCCGGGCATCCCGGCGGGCGGGCGCGTGGACGCGCCGGTGTACCTGCAGGATGCGGCGGCCACGGCGCTGGAGATGGCGGGCGCGGGAACATGGGAAGGGATGGAGTACCGGAGCCTGCTGCCGCTGCTGCGCGGAGAGGCCAACGCCGCGCGCGACGCCGTCTACGGCGCCTACATGGAGCTCCAGCGCATGCTGGTCATGGACGGGTTCAAACTCGTCCACTACACCAAGGCAGGGAAGTGGCTGCTTTTCGACCTCGCCGCCGACCCCCATGAAAGGACCGACCTGTCAAAGGACCCGGCGCACGCCGAACGGCTGGAAGGAATGCGGAAGAAACTGGCGGAAATACAGCGTGAAATGGACGACCCGCTGGCGGGGTGA
- a CDS encoding aspartate aminotransferase family protein translates to MSDSGVAIPETGGDRDALLARLAGFREGDVKWRENRAFGLVYQHSEGHTEFLKAAHGLYLSANGLNPMAFKSLQRMEREVVGMTARMFHGDEAVTGSMTSGGTESLLLAVLTYRNRARRKRPWIRRPEIIVPESAHVALIKAGEYFDVKIVPVPCGPDYRADVRAMERRINRNTIALVGSAPCYPYGTLDPIGELGELAARRGLPLHVDACLGGFFLPWLEGLPPFDFRVPGVTSISADIHKYGYAAKGASTLLYRSADWFRDQIFAEVDWCGGAYGGATMAGTRPGGPIAAAWASLHGLGRNGYTENARAVMAVAARFREGIRAIPGLAVLGDPVMGVMAYGSPDGKLSLYAVADRLEKKGWHVDRLQRPESVHMILNPGHAVIVDEYLADLREAVDYVRAHPDAALEGSAPMYGLMAKMPLRRVVKKNLTDIFMQMYSQTGHAETAEDGEDTPAIPKPLLQLMRLKARLGRLFSRGGGA, encoded by the coding sequence ATGTCGGACTCGGGCGTGGCCATTCCAGAGACGGGCGGGGACCGGGACGCGCTGCTGGCGCGGCTGGCGGGGTTCCGCGAGGGGGACGTGAAGTGGCGGGAGAACCGGGCCTTCGGCCTGGTGTACCAGCACAGCGAGGGGCACACGGAGTTTCTGAAGGCGGCGCACGGGCTGTACCTGTCGGCGAACGGGCTGAACCCGATGGCGTTCAAGAGCCTCCAGCGGATGGAGCGGGAGGTGGTGGGGATGACGGCGCGGATGTTCCACGGGGACGAGGCGGTGACGGGGAGCATGACCTCGGGCGGCACGGAGAGCCTGCTGCTGGCGGTGCTGACGTACCGTAACCGTGCGCGGCGGAAACGTCCCTGGATTCGCAGGCCGGAGATCATTGTCCCGGAGTCGGCCCATGTGGCGCTCATCAAGGCGGGGGAGTATTTCGATGTGAAAATTGTCCCGGTGCCCTGCGGGCCGGACTACCGCGCGGATGTGCGGGCCATGGAGCGGCGGATCAACCGGAACACGATAGCGCTGGTGGGCTCCGCGCCGTGCTATCCCTACGGCACGCTGGACCCCATCGGCGAACTCGGTGAACTGGCGGCGCGGCGCGGGCTGCCGCTGCATGTGGACGCCTGCCTGGGCGGGTTTTTCCTGCCCTGGCTGGAGGGGCTGCCGCCCTTTGACTTCCGGGTGCCGGGGGTGACCTCCATCTCGGCGGACATCCACAAGTACGGCTATGCGGCCAAGGGCGCGTCCACCCTGCTGTACCGCAGCGCGGACTGGTTCCGCGACCAGATTTTCGCGGAGGTGGACTGGTGCGGCGGGGCCTACGGCGGGGCGACCATGGCGGGGACCCGGCCCGGCGGCCCGATTGCGGCGGCGTGGGCGTCGCTCCACGGCCTGGGCCGGAACGGCTACACGGAGAACGCCCGCGCGGTGATGGCGGTGGCGGCGCGGTTCCGGGAGGGCATCCGGGCCATTCCCGGCCTGGCGGTGCTGGGCGATCCGGTGATGGGCGTGATGGCCTACGGGTCGCCGGACGGGAAGCTCAGCCTGTACGCCGTGGCGGACCGGCTGGAGAAAAAGGGCTGGCATGTGGACCGGCTGCAGCGGCCCGAAAGCGTGCACATGATCCTGAATCCGGGCCACGCGGTGATTGTGGACGAGTACCTGGCGGACCTGCGGGAAGCGGTGGATTATGTCCGGGCGCATCCCGACGCGGCGCTGGAGGGTTCCGCGCCGATGTACGGGCTGATGGCGAAGATGCCCCTGCGGCGCGTGGTAAAAAAGAACCTGACGGACATTTTCATGCAGATGTACTCGCAGACGGGGCATGCGGAGACGGCGGAGGACGGGGAGGACACGCCCGCCATACCGAAGCCGCTCCTGCAACTGATGCGGCTGAAGGCGCGGCTGGGGCGGCTGTTTTCGCGGGGGGGCGGGGCATGA